One window of the Sphaerochaeta associata genome contains the following:
- a CDS encoding Gfo/Idh/MocA family protein — MHILGVAVIGCGGISKAHVEGYQALGQECEIRCLCDIYPQKMESLKQQYMLGNLVEVEDYHQLLDRKDIDLVSICLPPSLHCQVSVDFLRAGKHVLCEKPMAPSLAECDIMMKAEIESGKMLSIVSQNRFKTDTMRMKALIEGGKLGKVLLARVNSMWWRGSKYYDLWWRGTYEKEGGGCTLNHAVHQIDILVWLLGMPQSVYSVMSNVAHTNSEVEDLSLSILTYPGMLAQVDAALVDHDEKQEFFFACEKATVGIPWMVKACKQRPNGFLEPNLEQERELNRFVETLPMLEKERHAAQIEDVVQAVLSDRTPCVTSKDGRNAVELISAMYKSATCTHSVILPLESEDPFYTQEGMMRHAVRYYKKQQSVDNLEDAGITL; from the coding sequence ATGCACATACTTGGAGTGGCCGTCATCGGTTGTGGCGGTATTTCTAAAGCGCATGTCGAGGGGTATCAGGCGTTGGGACAGGAGTGTGAGATTCGCTGCCTTTGCGACATCTATCCCCAGAAGATGGAGAGCCTGAAACAACAATATATGCTAGGCAATTTGGTTGAAGTGGAAGATTATCACCAGTTGCTCGATCGGAAAGACATTGACTTGGTCTCCATTTGCCTTCCTCCCTCACTGCACTGTCAGGTTTCGGTTGATTTTCTCAGAGCCGGTAAACATGTTCTGTGTGAGAAGCCTATGGCGCCTTCTCTTGCTGAGTGCGACATTATGATGAAAGCCGAGATTGAGAGCGGAAAAATGCTTTCCATCGTTTCGCAGAACCGCTTTAAAACCGATACGATGCGCATGAAAGCCTTGATTGAAGGAGGCAAGCTCGGCAAGGTGTTGCTGGCTCGCGTCAACTCCATGTGGTGGAGAGGCTCGAAGTATTACGACCTTTGGTGGCGCGGAACCTATGAGAAAGAAGGTGGAGGCTGCACGCTCAACCATGCAGTGCACCAGATTGATATACTGGTTTGGCTCCTTGGCATGCCGCAAAGCGTGTACTCAGTCATGAGTAATGTGGCGCATACCAACTCGGAGGTGGAGGATCTCTCTCTTTCAATACTAACGTATCCAGGAATGCTCGCCCAGGTTGACGCTGCTTTGGTCGACCATGATGAGAAGCAGGAATTTTTCTTCGCTTGTGAAAAGGCTACAGTAGGTATTCCTTGGATGGTCAAGGCATGCAAACAGCGGCCGAATGGATTTCTTGAGCCGAACTTGGAACAGGAGCGGGAGCTGAACAGGTTTGTAGAAACCCTGCCGATGCTTGAGAAGGAACGGCATGCAGCCCAGATTGAGGATGTAGTGCAGGCTGTTCTCAGCGATCGAACTCCTTGTGTGACATCAAAGGATGGGCGTAATGCAGTCGAGCTGATCAGTGCCATGTATAAGAGTGCAACATGTACTCACAGCGTAATACTTCCTTTGGAGTCTGAAGACCCGTTCTACACTCAGGAAGGAATGATGAGGCATGCGGTTCGTTATTACAAGAAACAACAATCAGTGGATAACCTTGAGGATGCTGGAATAACCTTGTAG
- a CDS encoding ABC transporter substrate-binding protein has product MKKMVCVVAAVLMLVMPLFAQATAESGPKKYQTLQMYTALDTEEAQYYLDVFQKSSGIKVEYVRMSSGEVLARMEAEKSNPQASVWFGGSNTDHINAQSKGLLTPYKPATDFELAPMLHADDYSWNGFYTGAIGFVTNTEFLKKHNLQPPKSWDDLLNPVYKGQIEMAYPYTSGTAYTTWATIIQMKGLAGALDWWEKFDKNVHQYTKSGTACIARAGLGECAVGISFSHDIVAKGVAMGYPLVMSFPEEGTGYEVGAVSMINGARQVEEAKIFMDWCFTEEAQNLFKKYSRLPVNPKATVAEGAVKLSDIKLIDYDAVKMGLAKDEYVTAWRDRIGK; this is encoded by the coding sequence ATGAAGAAAATGGTATGTGTAGTGGCAGCTGTGCTCATGCTTGTCATGCCTTTGTTCGCCCAGGCGACAGCGGAAAGCGGACCGAAGAAGTATCAGACGCTGCAGATGTATACTGCGCTCGATACCGAGGAGGCTCAGTACTACTTGGATGTATTTCAGAAGTCTTCTGGGATCAAGGTAGAGTATGTACGTATGAGCTCTGGTGAGGTTTTGGCCCGAATGGAGGCGGAGAAGTCCAATCCGCAGGCTAGTGTTTGGTTCGGCGGTTCCAATACCGATCACATCAATGCCCAGTCCAAGGGTCTGCTGACTCCCTACAAGCCCGCCACTGATTTCGAGCTTGCACCGATGCTGCATGCCGATGATTACAGCTGGAATGGCTTTTATACCGGTGCCATCGGCTTTGTGACCAACACCGAGTTTTTGAAGAAGCATAATCTCCAACCCCCCAAGAGTTGGGACGATTTGCTCAACCCTGTCTACAAGGGACAGATTGAAATGGCGTATCCGTATACCAGCGGAACCGCCTACACAACCTGGGCCACCATCATTCAAATGAAAGGTTTGGCCGGAGCCCTCGATTGGTGGGAGAAGTTCGATAAGAACGTTCATCAGTACACCAAGAGCGGTACTGCCTGTATCGCACGCGCCGGCCTTGGCGAATGTGCCGTCGGCATCTCCTTTTCCCACGATATTGTTGCAAAGGGTGTTGCCATGGGGTATCCGTTGGTCATGAGCTTCCCCGAGGAAGGAACCGGCTATGAAGTTGGTGCAGTTTCCATGATCAATGGGGCCAGGCAGGTGGAAGAAGCCAAGATTTTCATGGATTGGTGTTTCACCGAAGAAGCACAGAACCTGTTCAAGAAGTACTCCCGTCTGCCGGTCAACCCGAAGGCTACCGTTGCAGAAGGTGCTGTGAAGCTGTCCGACATCAAGTTGATCGACTACGATGCAGTGAAGATGGGTCTTGCCAAGGATGAGTATGTCACCGCTTGGAGAGATCGTATCGGCAAGTAA
- a CDS encoding ABC transporter substrate-binding protein, producing MKKVSMILLMVLLLSGMVFAAGTKEAAAAGPQVLKVMLSEEPSSEDALLNTLKKWAAETGNTLDVMVIPYEDQLTKFPLMARNNDLPDLLTTTRLSRLYPDEFLDMAQYFDMSIFEPMAVEIIVQDYKSSKKSILPQQFTITNVYYNKDAFARAGITAPTIEKPWTLDELEKNAILLKEKGGVKYGMAMDASRARYDNMMYANGGSMVEKDGASFDVAINSPQNIAALQRFIDWNNKFMPKAIWAGGTTDNPADYFKNGDVGIYFSGSWNYNSFYNQIKNFKWGVMPSPVGKSASAILGGSGLGVPANAKNKDLAISFLKWFYTKENFQEYLNRDKGLSSLVGVTYSPLDAQVAEDYKVLQSEVGKVTYAFSTDESSMWRNFYDNEYRDAMKQAVNGDLTAAKALNDFAALLSKKSGWDLKY from the coding sequence ATGAAGAAAGTATCGATGATTCTCTTGATGGTTCTTCTGCTCTCCGGCATGGTTTTCGCTGCCGGAACAAAAGAAGCTGCCGCTGCCGGCCCTCAGGTATTGAAGGTTATGCTCAGCGAGGAACCTTCGAGTGAGGATGCCCTGCTCAATACCCTCAAGAAGTGGGCTGCCGAGACAGGAAACACTTTGGATGTCATGGTAATTCCGTACGAAGACCAGTTGACCAAGTTCCCCTTGATGGCGCGCAACAATGATTTGCCCGACCTTCTCACCACAACTCGTCTATCCCGCCTCTATCCGGATGAGTTCCTTGATATGGCACAGTATTTTGACATGTCCATCTTCGAGCCTATGGCCGTTGAGATCATCGTCCAGGACTACAAGTCATCCAAGAAGTCCATCCTGCCGCAGCAGTTCACGATTACCAATGTGTACTACAACAAGGATGCTTTTGCTCGTGCCGGCATCACCGCCCCCACGATTGAGAAGCCTTGGACCCTTGATGAGCTGGAGAAGAATGCCATCCTGCTCAAGGAGAAGGGTGGTGTGAAGTACGGCATGGCAATGGATGCCTCCCGTGCACGCTATGACAACATGATGTATGCCAATGGCGGATCGATGGTTGAAAAAGACGGGGCAAGTTTTGATGTCGCCATCAACAGCCCGCAGAATATCGCCGCCCTGCAGCGGTTCATCGACTGGAACAATAAGTTCATGCCCAAGGCCATCTGGGCCGGCGGTACGACTGACAACCCGGCCGACTACTTCAAGAACGGCGACGTAGGCATCTACTTCAGCGGAAGCTGGAACTACAACTCCTTCTACAACCAGATCAAGAACTTCAAATGGGGCGTCATGCCTTCACCGGTTGGAAAGAGTGCGAGTGCCATTCTCGGTGGAAGCGGTCTTGGCGTACCGGCGAATGCAAAGAACAAGGACCTGGCCATCTCCTTCCTCAAGTGGTTCTACACCAAGGAAAACTTCCAGGAGTATCTTAATCGCGACAAGGGTCTCTCATCCTTGGTCGGCGTGACGTACTCTCCTCTAGATGCACAGGTTGCTGAAGACTACAAGGTATTGCAGAGTGAAGTCGGCAAGGTCACCTATGCATTCAGCACCGACGAGAGTTCCATGTGGAGAAACTTCTACGACAATGAGTACCGCGATGCCATGAAACAGGCTGTCAACGGCGATCTCACCGCCGCAAAGGCTCTCAATGATTTTGCAGCCCTGCTTTCCAAGAAGTCCGGCTGGGATCTCAAGTATTAA
- a CDS encoding carbohydrate ABC transporter permease: protein MKTRYVKRHVRAFWLFVAPCLLLFSTFFLVPLGLSVGFSFTNYDGWKTINFIGLANYRELFADTKFYQSLGRTFAYTLFSLPFKVVVPLLIASLVTSKRVAIKGLARTLTYIPSLLSALVVGITINWMFSAEYGLVNYVIQLLGGKPLQWALNPKLATFVISFASNWASTGFYMVIFIGGLNNISRDIYEAAAIDGSSNVQTFLRITIPMLAPTTFLVTLLSTVNLLKEYALVQGITQGGPGLNTTFIIQFIFDKGFNQMQYGYASAISLVVMVIFSFIAYVQFKFSNGGDR, encoded by the coding sequence ATGAAGACACGATATGTGAAACGGCACGTAAGAGCCTTCTGGCTGTTCGTAGCTCCCTGTCTGTTGCTGTTTTCCACCTTCTTCCTCGTCCCGCTTGGGTTGAGTGTGGGATTTTCCTTCACCAACTACGATGGATGGAAGACGATAAACTTCATCGGATTGGCAAATTACAGGGAGTTGTTCGCTGACACCAAGTTCTATCAATCGCTTGGAAGGACGTTTGCCTACACACTGTTCAGCCTTCCTTTCAAGGTCGTCGTTCCGCTGCTCATCGCCAGCCTGGTCACTTCCAAACGGGTTGCCATCAAAGGTCTGGCAAGGACGCTGACCTATATCCCTTCCTTGCTCAGTGCTCTGGTCGTCGGTATTACGATCAACTGGATGTTCAGCGCCGAGTACGGACTGGTCAATTACGTCATCCAACTACTTGGAGGAAAGCCGCTTCAATGGGCCCTTAACCCCAAGCTTGCCACTTTTGTAATCAGTTTTGCCTCCAACTGGGCTTCCACCGGATTTTACATGGTAATCTTCATCGGCGGGCTCAACAACATATCCCGTGACATCTATGAGGCAGCGGCCATCGATGGAAGTTCCAATGTGCAGACCTTTTTACGCATCACCATTCCCATGCTCGCCCCCACCACCTTCCTGGTGACCTTGCTTTCCACGGTCAATCTGCTGAAGGAGTACGCACTGGTCCAAGGTATCACCCAAGGCGGACCGGGCTTGAATACCACCTTCATCATCCAGTTCATCTTCGACAAGGGCTTCAACCAGATGCAGTACGGCTACGCTTCGGCCATCTCCTTGGTTGTCATGGTAATTTTCTCCTTCATCGCCTATGTCCAGTTCAAGTTCAGCAATGGAGGTGACCGATGA
- a CDS encoding AraC family transcriptional regulator gives MKYEKLDMLFNESLVIKVNQVDDPVFYVFDYQKRHLNMEFQHFHTYYEVYVLLDDAATHIIEGEYFSLQRGDIVLLKPMCLHKSLYPEHESSKSRLVIAFQFPIPIGFERQTERLLSLFEEKIPIYRFEPTILQGIIKLFNEIYLMGTSSIPGSDLMIHNTFQRILWIIATNRKANRYTKQEIVDSITQKIYEVTSYMHSHFEEDLPLADIALKFSISPFYLSRQFKEVTGTTYITYLQLVRVRNAQNLLLYSTTPIRDICSRCGFSSFSQFNRVFHKYCNMNPTEFRKDVNHQSLLLLRQSDPERNAHASLPRILQTPEEQEGKRSAMLR, from the coding sequence ATGAAGTACGAAAAATTGGACATGCTCTTCAATGAGTCCTTGGTCATCAAGGTCAATCAGGTGGATGATCCTGTCTTTTATGTCTTCGATTATCAGAAACGCCATTTGAATATGGAGTTCCAGCACTTTCACACCTACTATGAGGTGTATGTCCTGCTCGACGATGCTGCGACACACATCATCGAGGGTGAATACTTTTCCTTGCAACGTGGCGACATAGTGCTGCTCAAGCCGATGTGCCTGCATAAGAGTCTCTACCCGGAGCACGAGAGTTCGAAGTCTCGGCTTGTAATTGCCTTTCAGTTCCCGATTCCCATCGGGTTTGAGCGACAGACGGAGCGACTGCTCTCCTTGTTCGAGGAGAAGATTCCCATCTATCGGTTCGAGCCGACCATCCTGCAAGGCATCATCAAGCTTTTCAATGAAATCTACCTGATGGGAACAAGCAGCATTCCCGGCTCGGATTTGATGATCCACAACACCTTCCAGAGGATTCTCTGGATCATTGCCACCAACAGGAAGGCCAATCGCTATACCAAGCAGGAGATTGTCGACTCGATCACCCAGAAAATCTACGAAGTCACCAGCTACATGCACAGCCATTTCGAAGAGGACCTGCCGCTTGCCGACATAGCCCTCAAGTTCTCCATAAGTCCCTTCTATCTCTCAAGGCAATTCAAGGAGGTGACCGGTACGACCTACATCACCTACCTTCAACTGGTTCGGGTGCGTAATGCACAGAACCTGTTGCTGTACAGCACTACCCCGATCAGGGATATCTGCTCACGATGTGGATTTTCCTCATTCAGTCAGTTCAACCGTGTTTTCCACAAATACTGCAACATGAATCCGACTGAGTTCAGAAAGGATGTGAATCACCAATCACTACTGCTTCTTCGTCAGTCCGACCCCGAGCGTAATGCCCATGCATCGCTGCCCAGGATATTGCAGACCCCCGAGGAGCAGGAAGGAAAGCGATCAGCGATGCTTCGCTGA
- a CDS encoding ABC transporter permease — protein sequence MKHQGRSTIQRINEIKKLIQEPFLLISILVIFYLLILFVIFPIYQVFKTSLSYDGHFSLKNYSDVLRQSYYIKPLFNSMILGVLVATIGTLVGFVFAYAITRTPMKAKGAFRLIATFPMVSPPFVVALACILLFGRSGIFAGAIGNIYGLTGLTIVEVIAYAPTAFLALVGVLQAIDPALEEAAMDCGASRIKIFKTIILPLATPGIVSAWLLVFIQSLADFGNPMILSGDFSVLSVQAYLQITGMYDLARGSTLAILLLVPTVVAFYLQKYLLSKKSYVTVTGKPTSATIKNLEWYIKYPVYAFCMLFALIVLLFYSMVVWGSFQKLWGVDSTLTLRNYVQMWRVGKNYIIDSLYISAIITPITGILSMFIAYLITRKQFFGRNAMEFSSMLTFAVPGTVVGIGYILAFNTPSPLMPITLTGTGFIIMALLVFRNLPVGIRNGVAAIEQIDPSIEEASIDLGADSGLTFRKITLPMITPAFFSGLANCFVRSMTAISAIIFVVSGRWNFITVAVLGFVDNSQYAQAAAMSLLLIAIVLLALGLIKFVTDKMGRGMQSTSIIE from the coding sequence ATGAAACATCAGGGCCGCAGCACTATTCAGCGCATCAATGAGATAAAGAAACTGATACAGGAACCGTTCTTGCTAATTTCCATCCTTGTAATTTTCTATCTCTTGATTCTCTTTGTCATTTTCCCGATTTATCAGGTGTTTAAGACCAGCCTGTCATACGACGGGCACTTCAGCCTGAAGAACTACAGTGATGTTCTCAGGCAGTCGTACTATATAAAGCCGCTCTTCAATTCAATGATTCTTGGAGTCCTGGTGGCAACCATTGGAACATTGGTCGGCTTTGTATTCGCCTATGCCATCACCAGGACCCCTATGAAGGCGAAAGGTGCATTCCGCTTGATTGCAACCTTCCCGATGGTAAGTCCTCCGTTTGTCGTGGCTCTTGCCTGTATACTGCTCTTTGGTAGATCGGGGATATTTGCAGGTGCGATCGGAAACATCTACGGCCTCACCGGTCTTACCATTGTTGAGGTGATCGCCTACGCTCCGACGGCCTTTCTTGCCTTAGTCGGGGTGCTGCAGGCAATAGATCCGGCCCTTGAAGAGGCCGCCATGGATTGCGGGGCCTCCAGGATTAAGATTTTCAAGACCATCATCCTGCCACTGGCCACTCCGGGCATCGTCAGTGCTTGGCTCCTGGTGTTCATCCAGTCCCTTGCAGATTTCGGCAATCCCATGATTCTAAGCGGGGATTTTTCCGTTCTCTCGGTGCAGGCGTATCTGCAGATCACCGGCATGTATGACCTTGCCCGTGGATCGACGCTGGCCATCCTGCTTTTGGTTCCCACCGTCGTCGCCTTCTACCTGCAGAAGTACCTGCTTTCCAAGAAGTCGTATGTCACGGTTACCGGCAAGCCTACATCGGCAACCATCAAGAATCTTGAATGGTACATCAAGTATCCGGTCTATGCGTTTTGCATGCTGTTTGCCCTGATCGTACTCTTGTTTTACAGCATGGTTGTCTGGGGTTCATTCCAGAAACTGTGGGGCGTCGACTCCACCCTGACACTGCGCAACTATGTGCAGATGTGGCGTGTGGGAAAGAACTACATCATCGACTCGCTCTACATTTCGGCCATCATCACTCCGATCACCGGAATTTTGAGCATGTTCATCGCCTATTTGATCACCCGCAAGCAGTTCTTCGGGCGCAATGCGATGGAGTTCTCCAGCATGCTGACCTTTGCGGTTCCCGGAACCGTTGTAGGTATCGGCTATATTCTTGCCTTCAATACTCCCTCTCCCTTGATGCCTATCACCCTTACCGGTACGGGTTTCATCATCATGGCTCTCTTGGTGTTTAGAAACCTGCCGGTCGGCATTCGAAACGGGGTTGCCGCCATCGAACAGATCGACCCTTCCATCGAGGAGGCCTCGATTGATTTAGGCGCCGACAGCGGTCTTACGTTCCGAAAGATCACCTTGCCGATGATCACCCCGGCGTTCTTTTCCGGTTTGGCCAACTGCTTCGTCCGTTCGATGACCGCCATCAGTGCCATCATCTTCGTTGTCTCGGGTCGGTGGAACTTCATCACCGTCGCCGTACTCGGGTTTGTAGACAATAGTCAGTATGCTCAGGCTGCAGCCATGAGCCTCCTGCTGATCGCCATCGTTTTGCTCGCCTTGGGCCTGATCAAGTTTGTAACAGACAAGATGGGCAGGGGCATGCAATCCACCTCAATCATTGAATAG
- a CDS encoding carbohydrate ABC transporter permease: MNKPSLRVSKTLIPSALTLIVSLAILFPIVWLVLSSFKETGELFSYPLAMFPSRFTFIHYQKVIGEGFFGYVFNSLFLAVVGTAITLVISAMCGYALAIYRQEVSYTNLVFGIFLLGTLIPGETLTVPQVTVISELGLYNNIWGVILPVVTTTTGIFMFRQHYLSIPLSFVEAARIDGSNEAQTFLYVMLPLGTSSTVTLAIFSFMWRWNDYILPLLVLSDQKKYTIQIAIKNYIGFNGVDWSSILSASVMSIIPIIILFIILQRYIVGGLSASGVKG, translated from the coding sequence ATGAACAAGCCTTCGCTTCGCGTTTCCAAAACATTGATCCCTTCGGCGTTGACGTTGATTGTCTCCCTGGCCATCCTCTTTCCCATCGTTTGGCTGGTTCTGAGCTCGTTCAAGGAGACAGGGGAACTCTTCAGCTATCCTTTGGCCATGTTCCCCTCCCGCTTCACCTTCATTCATTACCAAAAGGTCATTGGTGAAGGCTTTTTCGGCTATGTCTTCAACAGCCTCTTTCTGGCTGTGGTGGGAACTGCAATAACCTTGGTGATCAGCGCCATGTGCGGTTATGCATTGGCGATCTATCGGCAAGAAGTCTCCTATACCAATTTGGTGTTCGGCATCTTCCTCCTGGGTACCCTGATTCCCGGCGAGACACTGACCGTGCCGCAGGTGACGGTTATCAGCGAGCTGGGCCTGTACAACAACATCTGGGGAGTCATTCTTCCTGTGGTGACCACGACGACCGGAATTTTCATGTTCCGTCAGCACTACCTGTCCATCCCTCTCTCGTTTGTGGAAGCGGCCCGCATCGACGGCAGCAATGAGGCACAGACCTTCCTCTATGTCATGCTTCCGCTTGGAACCTCAAGTACGGTCACGCTTGCCATCTTCAGCTTCATGTGGCGTTGGAATGACTACATCCTGCCGTTGCTTGTCCTGAGCGACCAGAAGAAGTACACCATTCAGATTGCAATCAAGAATTACATTGGATTCAATGGCGTCGACTGGAGCAGCATTCTCTCAGCCTCGGTCATGTCGATCATCCCGATCATCATCTTGTTCATCATTTTACAGCGATACATCGTTGGAGGACTTTCGGCGTCAGGGGTGAAAGGGTAA
- a CDS encoding sugar phosphate isomerase/epimerase family protein produces MQIMRWPVIGVKMPKVRTLEALDAFLAKVQGQGFDAVEMSLEMFPFIIDGNICSAWVDAVEPVLARYPLLYSAHIGRGLDLRNLENHELHASVLRSSLQICHVLHMDILVLHYEVKTNNLKAERQFLDAHRWAADLALRLGITLAVENIEVELVEPVVALMDEIRHPNLKLNLDTGHAYLASKRFGFDFLEAVKQMAPHLCHMHLNDNTGRFEELRITDRLAYDCLSMSHRREFGRGDIHIPPFFGSVPFDQVFSLVQSYQGRFICEYTYEDFEPFNQAIGEKVRSRLLASRSLL; encoded by the coding sequence ATGCAAATAATGAGATGGCCGGTTATCGGGGTGAAAATGCCCAAAGTCAGAACCTTGGAGGCCCTCGATGCCTTCCTGGCAAAAGTTCAGGGGCAAGGATTCGATGCCGTTGAGATGTCGCTGGAGATGTTCCCCTTCATCATCGATGGGAATATTTGCTCGGCCTGGGTAGATGCCGTCGAGCCGGTGCTTGCACGGTACCCCCTACTGTATTCAGCTCATATCGGACGTGGCCTGGATTTACGCAATCTGGAAAACCACGAACTTCATGCTTCGGTCCTGCGCTCCTCGCTTCAAATCTGCCACGTCCTGCATATGGATATCCTGGTATTGCATTATGAGGTGAAGACCAACAACCTGAAGGCCGAACGGCAGTTCCTCGATGCCCATAGATGGGCGGCCGACCTTGCCCTCAGGCTTGGAATAACCTTGGCTGTCGAGAACATCGAGGTTGAGCTGGTAGAGCCGGTGGTGGCATTGATGGATGAAATCCGTCATCCCAATCTCAAACTCAATCTCGATACGGGTCATGCATACCTCGCATCCAAGCGCTTTGGGTTCGACTTTCTGGAGGCTGTGAAGCAGATGGCCCCCCATCTATGCCATATGCACCTCAATGACAATACCGGGCGTTTCGAGGAGTTGAGGATCACCGACCGTCTTGCCTACGACTGCCTGTCGATGTCCCATCGCAGGGAATTCGGACGGGGTGATATCCACATTCCGCCTTTCTTTGGCAGTGTTCCGTTTGACCAGGTGTTCTCCCTTGTCCAATCGTATCAAGGTCGATTCATCTGTGAGTATACCTATGAGGATTTCGAACCGTTCAATCAAGCAATCGGAGAGAAGGTTCGCTCCCGTCTGCTTGCCTCTCGGTCCCTGCTGTAA
- a CDS encoding PfkB family carbohydrate kinase, which translates to MNYDILMLGHISQDVLIDHQNVRQDIVGGAVVYSSFAAGSAGKRVKVITKLAAKDLNILKDLEHPLVDWDVLPSRESTSIKNTYFTADKERREVILLSQADPFTLEEVQAEASIYHLAGLFGGEIPDSLVLPLSKRGKVALDAQGVLRCLDEQKNLVFKDWRRKQELLPYITYFKTDAAEAKILTGLDNRQEAARLLYSWGAQEVMLTHNTEVMVCHQGNIHTAPFTNVNNSGRTGRGDTTFAAYLAWRQDHDAAESTRFAAALCSLKMEKPGVFRGTLEEVLKRMEQDRM; encoded by the coding sequence ATGAACTATGACATCTTGATGCTGGGCCACATCTCCCAGGATGTTCTGATCGACCATCAGAACGTACGACAGGACATCGTGGGAGGGGCTGTTGTCTACTCCTCGTTTGCTGCAGGTTCTGCAGGCAAGCGTGTAAAGGTGATCACCAAGCTTGCGGCCAAGGACCTCAACATCCTCAAGGACCTTGAGCATCCGCTGGTGGACTGGGATGTATTGCCCTCCAGGGAGAGTACATCGATCAAGAACACCTATTTTACTGCAGACAAGGAGAGGCGCGAGGTGATTCTGCTCTCCCAGGCTGATCCTTTCACCCTCGAGGAAGTACAGGCAGAGGCCTCCATCTACCACCTTGCCGGCCTGTTCGGCGGTGAAATTCCCGACTCCTTGGTCCTGCCGCTTTCCAAGCGGGGCAAAGTCGCCCTCGACGCCCAAGGGGTGCTTCGGTGTCTGGATGAACAGAAAAATCTTGTTTTCAAGGACTGGCGGCGCAAGCAGGAGTTGCTTCCCTATATTACCTACTTCAAGACCGATGCCGCCGAGGCAAAGATACTCACCGGCTTGGATAACCGACAGGAGGCCGCCCGTCTCTTATACTCCTGGGGGGCCCAGGAGGTGATGCTCACGCACAATACCGAGGTGATGGTCTGCCATCAGGGGAACATCCATACTGCTCCATTCACCAACGTCAACAACAGCGGGCGGACCGGACGGGGTGATACCACCTTTGCCGCCTACCTCGCATGGAGGCAGGACCACGATGCAGCAGAGTCCACCCGCTTTGCTGCTGCACTGTGCAGTCTGAAGATGGAGAAGCCCGGAGTCTTCCGGGGAACCCTTGAAGAGGTGCTCAAGCGGATGGAGCAGGATCGAATGTAG
- a CDS encoding ABC transporter ATP-binding protein has translation MKEAYLELKDLTKSFGNDADKVVAVDHINLQVKEGDLVTLLGPSGCGKTTTLRMIAGFHTPTGGDVYIDGVSMNQIPPNKRPTAMVFQNYALFPHMTVFENIAYGLRIRKESNDEVKRKVEDIMRLIGLENLGDRQPRQLSGGQQQRVSLARALVMEPKVLLFDEPLSNLDAKLRVSTRLEIRKLQQRVGITSVYVTHDQEEAMTLSDKVVIMDRGLIQQVGSPAEIYSHPVNRFVAGFIGKANFLQAVVDSVESEQLVLQFLGKKIVAPRWNKEIKTGDEVLIVARPESILPEHPNEELVEGVVVNSVYFGSQMLYEVELPDHTVLQIEVADPQYHPIFTQGHKVGLAFKDRSLHVLPMEK, from the coding sequence ATGAAAGAAGCATATTTGGAGTTGAAAGATTTGACGAAGTCCTTCGGAAACGATGCGGACAAGGTAGTTGCCGTCGACCATATCAATTTGCAGGTGAAAGAGGGCGATTTGGTGACCTTGCTCGGTCCCTCGGGATGCGGAAAGACCACCACCCTCAGGATGATTGCGGGTTTTCATACACCCACCGGAGGTGATGTGTATATCGACGGGGTGAGCATGAATCAGATTCCCCCGAACAAACGTCCGACTGCGATGGTGTTTCAGAACTATGCACTGTTTCCGCATATGACGGTTTTTGAGAACATCGCCTATGGGTTGAGAATCCGAAAAGAGAGCAATGATGAGGTGAAACGCAAGGTAGAGGATATCATGCGCCTGATCGGCCTGGAGAATCTGGGAGACCGACAACCCCGCCAGCTTTCCGGCGGTCAACAGCAGCGTGTCAGCCTCGCCAGGGCCTTGGTCATGGAGCCGAAGGTGCTGCTGTTCGATGAGCCGCTTTCCAATCTTGATGCCAAGCTCCGTGTTTCCACTCGATTGGAGATACGCAAACTGCAGCAGCGGGTGGGGATCACCAGTGTGTATGTCACCCATGACCAGGAGGAGGCGATGACGCTCTCCGACAAGGTTGTGATCATGGATAGAGGACTGATTCAGCAGGTGGGCTCCCCAGCCGAAATCTACAGCCACCCGGTCAATCGTTTTGTCGCCGGGTTCATCGGCAAGGCGAACTTTTTGCAGGCGGTTGTGGATTCGGTGGAATCAGAACAGTTGGTTCTGCAGTTTTTGGGCAAGAAGATCGTTGCACCACGTTGGAACAAGGAAATCAAGACAGGGGATGAGGTGCTCATCGTTGCCAGGCCGGAGTCGATTCTTCCTGAACACCCCAATGAGGAACTGGTGGAAGGAGTGGTTGTCAACTCTGTCTACTTCGGCTCGCAGATGCTCTATGAGGTGGAGCTGCCCGACCATACCGTACTTCAGATTGAGGTGGCCGATCCTCAGTATCACCCGATATTCACCCAAGGCCACAAAGTCGGATTGGCATTCAAGGACCGCAGCCTTCATGTGCTGCCGATGGAGAAATAA